The Perognathus longimembris pacificus isolate PPM17 chromosome 3, ASM2315922v1, whole genome shotgun sequence nucleotide sequence CAGGCAGTTTCACACAGCTAGGTTtattacaagcaaaagcaaaaggacaacaacaaagaaagcaagGAGCCAAGTGCTCTGATCTCTTAGTGCCTACCCGCCCTTACTAGCCTTAGGAGCTGGGCATTGTTAATTTTTTGTACTTCATTGTGGAGTAGTCTAGATAATAGGAAGACTTTTCCTAGAAGGAGTGTCTAAGGAGATTACCTAACAAGGGCAGGTGAGAGCCAAAATGGTGGTTTGCAAGGGTGTGTGTGCATAGCCCCACAAGTTTAGTGTTAGTAAAGTCTTCCTGCAGAAATGAAACACAGAGCTACAGAGTGGGAGATTCACAGAGCTACCAATGACAAAGTGTCAGTGGGGTATTGAATCAAGATGTGAGTAGAATGTAGGACTAGTGTGGGGGCACTAAAAGCCCCCATCATTCCTTTTGGGGGGCTGCTACTGGGCTCCTTCCTATTCCCCTGCCCAAGACCCCCTTAGTCTCACTCTGATGccatctttctgttctttctgctgTAGGAAAAGGCCTTGCACCTGCCCCGGTAACACGGAGGCCCAGCTTCGAAGGTACAGGCGAAGCCTATCCATCATACCACCCATTGGGCAGCTCTGCCTATGAGGGTCCAGGCTTTGGCACTGAGGGCTCTGCTGCACTGGAGGATGTGCCACGGCCCTACATGGATTTCCTCTACTCTGGGGTCAGCCCCCATGGGGTgcatagccaccagcacccttccAAAAACTATGGCTCAGGCGTGGAGGCTGGGGgaacacacttttctgcctcaggTGCAGCCCTGCCCCTGCCGGGCGCTCACTACAGCCGCCCGCACATCCTGGTGCCAGCTGAGCCCCTGGGCTACGGTGTGCAGCGCAGCCCCTCCTTCCAGAGCAAGACACCGCCAGAGCCCGGGGGCTACTCCAGCCTGGCTGCCAAAGGCCAGGGGGGCCCGCCAGGCCCTGGCCTGGCCTTCTCAGCCCCTACCACGGGGCTGTATGCTCCACACGTGCACCATAAGCAGGCTGGGCCTGGGACCCACCAACTGCACGTGATGGGGCCCCGAGGCCAGGGGTTTGCTGGTGACAGCCCCACACAGAGCCTGCTTGCCTCCTCCAGAAACAGCCTCAACATGGACCTGTATGAGCTGAGTGGAGCCCCTGTGCAGCAGTGGCCAGGTGCCACACTGGCCCGCCGTGACTCCCTGCAGAAGCCTGGTCTGGAAGCACCACGCCAGCACGTGCCCTTCCGGTCCAGTGGCCCAGGACCCAGTAGGACCAACTCTTTCAATAGCCAGCAACCGCGGGCCGGTGTGACAGGCCAGCCTGagccctccctgcctgcccccaACACTGTCACAGCTGTCACAGCTGCACACATTCTGCACCCAGTGAAGAGTGTGCGGGTGCtgagacctgagccacagaccgcTGTGGGGCCCTCGCACCCGGCCTGGGTGCCTGCACCTGCTTCTGCCACTGACAGCCTAGACAGCAAGGAAGAACACAGCCTGGGCCTGGGGAGTACCAGCGCTCACCCCCTGGACGTAGAGTACGGGGGTCCGGACCGCAGGTGCCCACCACCACCCTACCCCAAGCACCTCTTGCTGCACAGCAAGTCTGAGCAGTACGACCTAGACCTGGACAGCCTGTGTGCTGGAATGGAGCAGAGCCTTCGCTCAGAGCCTACTGACAGGGCTGACAAGAACCACAAGAGTGCCAAAGGGGACAAAGGCAGCAAGGATAAAAAGCAGATCCAGACCTCTCCAGTTCCTGTGCGCAAAAACAGCAGggatgaagaaaagagagagtcTCGCATCAAGAGCTATTCCCCATATGCCTTTAAGTTCTTCATGGAACAACATGTGGAAAATGTCATAAAGACCTACCAGCAAAAGGTGAACCGCAGGCTGCAACTGGAACAAGAAATGAGCAAAGTAATTTTTGTCTTCATTCTTAGCTCTCTCTTATGGCTCTTCTCTTATTGGTAGCAGGCTTCACTGGAAGTCCTGTTTGATTCTATTGTTACATTCCTTTATCATAAACTCATCTCAAGGtcatagtcgtgtgtgtgtgtgtgtgtgtgtgtgtgtgtgtgtgtgtgtgtgtgtgtgtgtccgtccgtccgtccgtccgtccgtccatccatgtGTCCATTCTGAAGCTTAACCCAGGCCTCCTGTTCTCACTTGGGCTCTTGTACTACCACTTGTGTCATACCTCCATTCcctgctggttttgttttgttttgtttaatttatttatttattaagcaaaaattttttgacaaggtgttgtgcaaaaggggtacagttacatagtagggcagtatgtacatttcttgtgttatcttacgccgtgtttttctttcccttccctaggtcaggtagacatatgtacaatacacagtgtaccaagaacatatacagtagccatgtggcctacgccaaagaaaattcgcctagttgttttgttttttacttgagGCTGGCTtctgtcatcctcagatttcagctcgctgagtaactaggattatagctgtgagccaccagcacctggcttcatggTCTTATTGTGTGGATCAGTTACTCAGAAAATTCATAAGTGTGgtggctttcttttctccttccccaccTGCTAACCTGGGGGAATTTGTGATAGCTGTGTACAATTGGCTAATAGGTAAACTGTCAAGTTGATTTTTATAGCATGTTCCTTATTCTTGAAGAAGCTGCGTGAAGGATGACTTATTGGTGATTAAATAAAACTAAAGTTTTAGGTTTATAAATTGAAAATgggatttttaaagaagaatgtgTCTAGTAGTGATCAGTTGATCCACCTTATAAGTAATTTGTAAGTAATGTTTTAAATATACCAAGTAATTGACACTATGAAATGCTAGAAAAGGTATTTATTGAAATTACTTAAATAATGTAACAGAAAATATGAATCACACAGAGCCAACCATTCCAAACTCTGAAAGTCAAATTTGTGTTCTTTCTGTTGTCCCAttcattgctttgttttctttccccatcTTCTTTGAGCTGTTGATTAATAATTCCAGGAAAGGTATCTCTATATGATACAAATTTGTATCTCTATATGGCTATGGGAGTAATACCAGTTATTATTTTCTTCCCTAGTATGCTCTTGGTTCTAGGGCTTTCCTTGCCCCAGTCACTTGTTGCCATGGGGCTCTCTAAGGTGACTCTTCTGTCTAATTTCCCTTGTGTGTAGGCTGGACTCTGTGAGGCTGAACAGGAGCAGATGAGGAAGATCCTCTACCAAAAGGAGTCTAATTACAACAGGCTGAAGAGGGCCAAGATGGACAAGTCCATGTTCGTGAAAATCAAAACCCTGGGGATCGGTGCCTTTGGAGAAGTGTGCCTTGCCTGCAAGGTGGACACTCATGCCTTGTACGCCATGAAGACTCTGAGGAAGAAAGATGTCCTGAACCGGAATCAGGTGGCCCATGTCAAGGCTGAGAGGGACATCCTGGCCGAGGCAGACAATGAGTGGGTAGTGAAACTCTACTACTCCTTCCAAGACAAAGACAGCCTGTACTTTGTGATGGACTACATCCCTGGTGGGGACATGATGAGCCTGCTGATCCGGATGGAGGTCTTCCCGGAGCACCTGGCTCGCTTCTACATCGCAGAGTTGACTTTGGCCATTGAGAGTGTCCACAAGATGGGCTTCATCCACCGAGACATCAAGCCTGACAACATTTTGATTGACTTGGATGGTCACATCAAACTGACGGATTTTGGCCTCTGCACTGGATTTAGGTGGACTCATAACTCAAAATACTACCAGAAAGGTACTGTCCTAGGTGTGCTGTGGGCACCTCCACATCCATCTGGAGCTCAGCATTCTGGGGCAACTGGTCTTTCCCATCCTGGGTGGCTCCCAATCATTGCGAAGTTACATCTCACTCCATTTTATAGTTGGATGTGACATACTTTTCTCCCTGAAGGAATAGTGTAATTAATGTGCACTggtgggggaaggaaggctgGGGGGATATTTTGTGGTAgtggggctttcttttttttttaagttagtggACTTTAGGGTTGCTACATTTGAAGGTCAGTAGGTTGTCATGGAAACTTTGAAGGAACATCACTTTTCCACTATTTAAAAGAAGCCTTGAAAAACAAGCGTACagctcagtgttagagcacttgcctagcatggacaAACTCctggacagaaaaaagaaaaggaaaagtctcACAGCTCCTGAAGGAGTCCTCTCTTCTAGCTGACCTGAGTCTAATGTATAGTTAGCTTCATTTCCTATGGTTCTATTTCCAAAGACTAAGAACAGCTGCTGCTTCTATTTATGATTGCAGTTCTTGAATTAATTTTAATACTTTAGCATAAATATTTAACTCAAAACTCACCCTCATTCCCACTCTGGCACCGAACCCGTTTTTTAAGTCTTCTTTAGTTTTTCCATgtcttgctgggcaggtgctatTGGCATGAGAAATGGGCACAGTGGCATAACCTCCTTCTTCTAGCCTTGCTTGTTCTTTAAcccatcttggagcttgaactcagggtgctgttcctgagcttttttggctcaagatagtggtctaccacttgagccatagctctacttctggcttttttggtgattaattggagagaggagttTCACAGGCTtactttcctaggctggctttgaaccatgattacaagcatgagccaccggcactcggTTCCTTTCCAGCCTTTCTTAACATGCTTGATTGTCTGCTTGATACAATGAACTTGGCTATTCCTGCTTCTGTTGTTTCTGCCCTGGCACTGGCATTGCCCTCAACTTGCACAAGTCTCAACCAGGAACCCCAGCTGTCCTTGTGGAGCAGTTGGGGGAGGATTCTTTGTCCTAATGTGTCAGCAGCTGATTGACATCACTTGTTAAAGGTTAATTGTATTAAACTATGAATTTGTCTCATTGAGTTATGCAGATTCCCattattttctgttctctcactatcCCTATTTCTGGTAAAGGGAGCCACATCAGACAGGACAGCATGGAGCCTGGAGACCTCTGGGACAACGTGTCTAACTGTCGATGTGGGGACAGGCTGAAGACTCTAGAACAGAGAGCACAGAAGCAGCACCAGAGGTGCCTGGCACATTCCCTGGTTGGGACTCCAAATTACATCGCGCCGGAGGTGCTTCTGCGGAAAGGTACACTAAGGGGCTGCTTGTCACAAGCTCCACAGCTAGCCGCTGACTTGAGGCAATTTTCCTTTCTAGCCCTGAGGAGCCAGATAACTTTTATGAGTCTCTCTTATATTTAGGCTTCCAAGACTCTAAATATTTTCAATGTATGTGTGCCCAAGGAAGCCTAAAAGCAAAGTGATTTCTTGAAGCTTCCAGCATCTCAGCTCTGTTCTGGAAGTTTTGCTTCCTGCACCATTAGGCCAGTGTCTGCTTGTCCCCTCCTCTGGCTGGGATGGGGGGGTCGGGGGCTTGGGCTTTCTACCTAAGATCCAGAGGAAGTGGCTCTGAAACTGAATTTTCTAGAACACGTGATGGTAGCAACTCTGGGACCACTCCTTGGTCTGCCTAGCCCATCATTGGGCTTGAGCCTAACACTCTATCCTATGTTCCTGTCCAGGTTATTCTGTCTCTAGCACAAAAATACTGTTTTCCTCCTATTTTTCTGCTAGCCCCAAACTACAGACAAATTTTACCACTACCTTTGTAGTAAGCACAAAATCACTAGGACTCAGCAGAAATTGTCTCCCAGATGGATTTGTCTCTCTGAACGTGAGGAATTCCTTACACATATGGGCCTGGTAGGCTGCTGGCTTCATTCTGTGTTGGGCTAACTCCATCCACATGCATTGTTGGATGTTGTTAGGGCCAGCCAGACCTGTTCAGACTGAGGGTATTTCTTTTGGCTGTGGAGATGccaggcaggaggtaacaaggaGCCACTTAGCCAGTTAGTGAGTACTAGCCTGATGCCCAGGAAAGGAGCCCTGGACTGGTTATGCTTGAGTCTCCAATGGCAAAACAAGGAGAGAATCCAGAGATCTAGTAGTAGGCCATCTGAGGAGCTGACCTCTCATCTAGTTCCCAATAACAAGGATCACATGGCAACAAGACTCACCCCTCTTGACTAGGAGGAACAATGGAGCTCTGAAGGAAAAGTATATGATAATCAAAAGATAAATGAACCTTCCCACAGGATGGCCCTGAGTACCCCAGACAGGGACTTCGTTGTGGGGGAACATCTGGCTCTGCTGGAGCCTCATATGTAGAAGGGCGTTTAGAGTTACAATGAAGTGTCATCTTTGCCAGAGTGGCCCTTCTCTTTACATCTTTAGTGCCATCCAAAAATGCCTTAGAGGTTCCCAGGAAACCCTCTCACTGATGGCTTTATCCAACCATTCTTGGATCATGGTACTTTATGATTTGGGGTTTCTACTATCTTCATTTGTGCCTTTGTTTATGTGATCAGTTGGTAACAAGTATTGTTGCTAAGGATAACAGTAatctcttaaaatttaaaaagtggttTCTTAATATGACCATCCCATGTTTATCACAGACTGATGACTGAAAGTAGGCAAGTACAGTGTGGCTGGGGTTCCTGTGAACTATAGCACACTGGCCTCCAACTGCTGTTCTGAGTCCCTGCAAGGACTCTGTCTGCTTTTGCGAGTATCAGTGCTACCTGAATGTGCCTTCTTGCTTCCCTGAAGTCCATATGCTCAGAATCTGACAGAAGTCATCTTGAAGGGGAGTCTGCGTTGCACTGGGACTGAGTGAACGCTGTCTTTCAGGGTACACGCAGCTCTGTGACTGGTGGAGTGTCGGTGTGATTCTCTTTGAGATGCTGGTGGGGCAGCCACCCTTTTTGGCACCTACCCCAACAGAAACCCAGCTGAAGGTAAGCAGGAAGGACTATGCACCTGCGTGCTTATGAGCACTACACTTTCTGATGTTTCTGAAGTCCTCAATCGCTATCTGACCTCTTATTGGATATAGtggaattttttattgttgtttgttttaaaacagcctctgatgtagcccaggctggtcttgaactctctaATTACATGGGTTAGTctgaaacttgtgatcttcctgcttctcaCTCCTTattgtatattaatatttattattattattaggtactagactcagagcctgggtgttgtctcttagcctttttgctttgtaactttagccacagctctacttgaagc carries:
- the Lats2 gene encoding serine/threonine-protein kinase LATS2; the encoded protein is MRPKTFPATTYSGNSRQRLQEIREGLKQPPKPSTQGLPVGPNSDASLDAKVLGSKDAARQQQMRATPKFGPYQKALREIRYSLLPFANESGTSTAAEVNRQMLQELVNAGCDQEMAGRALKQTGSRSIEAALEYISKMGYLDPRNEQIVRVIKQTSPGKGLAPAPVTRRPSFEGTGEAYPSYHPLGSSAYEGPGFGTEGSAALEDVPRPYMDFLYSGVSPHGVHSHQHPSKNYGSGVEAGGTHFSASGAALPLPGAHYSRPHILVPAEPLGYGVQRSPSFQSKTPPEPGGYSSLAAKGQGGPPGPGLAFSAPTTGLYAPHVHHKQAGPGTHQLHVMGPRGQGFAGDSPTQSLLASSRNSLNMDLYELSGAPVQQWPGATLARRDSLQKPGLEAPRQHVPFRSSGPGPSRTNSFNSQQPRAGVTGQPEPSLPAPNTVTAVTAAHILHPVKSVRVLRPEPQTAVGPSHPAWVPAPASATDSLDSKEEHSLGLGSTSAHPLDVEYGGPDRRCPPPPYPKHLLLHSKSEQYDLDLDSLCAGMEQSLRSEPTDRADKNHKSAKGDKGSKDKKQIQTSPVPVRKNSRDEEKRESRIKSYSPYAFKFFMEQHVENVIKTYQQKVNRRLQLEQEMSKAGLCEAEQEQMRKILYQKESNYNRLKRAKMDKSMFVKIKTLGIGAFGEVCLACKVDTHALYAMKTLRKKDVLNRNQVAHVKAERDILAEADNEWVVKLYYSFQDKDSLYFVMDYIPGGDMMSLLIRMEVFPEHLARFYIAELTLAIESVHKMGFIHRDIKPDNILIDLDGHIKLTDFGLCTGFRWTHNSKYYQKGSHIRQDSMEPGDLWDNVSNCRCGDRLKTLEQRAQKQHQRCLAHSLVGTPNYIAPEVLLRKGYTQLCDWWSVGVILFEMLVGQPPFLAPTPTETQLKVINWENTLHIPAQVKLSPEARDLITKLCCSADCRLGRDGADDLKAHPFFSTIDFSSDIRKQPAPYVPTISHPMDTSNFDPVDDESLGNEASEGSAKAWDTLTSPNNKHPEHAFYEFTFRRFFDDNGYPFRRPKPSGAEALQAENLDLENSDLMDQSESCQPVYV